A stretch of the Panicum virgatum strain AP13 chromosome 9N, P.virgatum_v5, whole genome shotgun sequence genome encodes the following:
- the LOC120692400 gene encoding increased DNA methylation 1-like isoform X2 produces the protein MARGPAKKRRRESSPPAADAASGGRKLLTGEDVEVLSCDPGLCGSWHQAVVIGIMDNARTVRYIDFVDENGLPLVENVQVSDAIDGKSSMTGELIRGNVRPMCPHQPLQVSDASYGLCVDALWEGSYWEGVIVDHAQGSMERKVFFPDEGDECIIGVDQLRRTQDWDEVTGKWKPRGIWLFLQMLLSHEESDGLPVSVRQIWFDLRSKPSFRTDAKMWMFGTEAFWERSLADLIAELRSICFRPTLDGYQVENYSTLLEGSDPVAFQKERVETTVLDKLDPIPAVLFQTLSEYISCYRNNKRKSALVKKELAKKHLKSLGWTMLDDRRKNKFYISPDGKRFPSFLGACEACLASKGANDDQHCHTNNLLLDSASVVPKNLHYAPTSMDLIFTENKSNDKLIETSSRHWESVQLDAQFSPQIASLLANYQDGTTVLQRRINRTQSLMLKKHLLALGWSIKFKVDEMVQENGHRRYFTRYRYESPDGKTYASVIQVICSFIVGSGKQVDGNRVDGITGKYNHRAALKEDVHSSVSTDLARLGKRKREDKFGALGEYIDYMESDKQNSRRRKLLRSNAKEFLKSAGWNFWLKEKSSNKLELRYGAPHGKSYNSLVAACKGYLEKEHQENNDQSFGIADNDSTDGSMHPSKLIALSGQLRDSSRRHDMPVLDRCSNIFTFSTRHGKSRKRKSSLVPLTCTPVLYSRHGRVLPSEHRAKTIFSLLIEKNILVPRDKVTYKQISDGPGIKEGSIGRDGIKCMCCNEIFSLENFEVHAGSSTPLPSAHMFLKDGRSLSQCLVDLMGGNTPRDSLRVRLKGRTSELESDSICSVCHDGGEILLCDNCPSSYHHDCVGLEGIPEGSWYCPSCRCSICNLSDYDPDTSQFTEKTIVYCDQCEQEYHVGCTRNSGHELICLPEGCWFCSSGCSKIFQHLQELIGKSVPTPVKGLSCTILRFYREKSSDHGHYDDAIMAEHYGKLCIALDVLHECFVTIIEPRTESDISEDIVFNRESELRRLNFRGFYTILLQKGGEVVSVGTFRICGQKFAELPLIGTRVSYRRQGMCRLLMNELEKLLLDLGVERLLIPAVPELLETWTGSFGFTVMSNSDRIELAENSILSFQGTTMCQKVLNIACNNLQDQNVPSMSNSICDKAVDIASTHSEVLNGTMMSISIDRTTTCDKAVDIASTCSEVLIGTTRPNADRELAENSSPCSLGTGSCQKVISTLGRPEGLNGFDYQVQDSSIIAETIESDFQEGTSIAIEEMGQLETELVAQIQNNSAEEGICSIDAQIQNNSGEEGICSIDALKSMPEPQVGLAVEQELVLETRNNSAEEGICSIGAPTSTPDPQVSLTMGPNLVLEIQNNNGEEGICSVDSLTSAPFGVTVDMHEQPYGRSVQRELHFD, from the exons ATGGCGCGCGGGCCGGCTAagaagcggcggcgcgagtcgtCGCCCCCTGCCGCcgacgcggcgagcggcgggaggaAGCTCCTCACCGGCGAGGACGTCGAG GTGCTCAGTTGTGATCCAGGTCTATGTGGTTCGTGGCATCAAGCTGTTGTTATTGGTATTATGGACAATGCTCGCACTGTAAGATATATTGATTTCGTTGACGAAAATGGATTGCCTCTTGTTGAGAATGTTCAAGTGTCAGATGCCATTGATGGCAAGTCAAGCATGACTGGAGAACTCATTCGTGGGAATGTAAGGCCGATGTGTCCACACCAACCATTGCAGGTATCGGATGCAAGCTATGGGCTATGTGTTGATGCATTATGGGAAGGGTCGTACTGGGAAGGTGTTATTGTTGATCATGCTCAAGGATCCATGGAAAGGAAAGTCTTTTTTCCTGATGAAGGTGATGAATGCATTATTGGGGTTGATCAGCTACGTCGTACTCAAGACTGGGATGAAGTTACAGGGAAATGGAAACCACGCGGAATCTGGTTGTTTCTCCAGATGCTTTTGTCACATGAAGAGAGTGATGGTTTACCTGTATCAGTCAGGCAGATATGGTTTGACTTGAGATCTAAACCTTCTTTTAGGACTGATGCCAAAATGTGGATGTTTGGAACAGAAGCTTTTTGGGAGAGATCACTTGCAGACCTCATCGCTGAATTACGGTCTATATGTTTCAGGCCTACCCTGGATGGATATCAAGTGGAAAACTATTCTACATTGTTAGAAGGTTCAGACCCAGTGGCCTTTCAAAAGGAGAGAGTTGAGACCACTGTCTTGGATAAACTAGATCCCATTCCAGCTGTTCTCTTCCAAACCTTGTCAGAATACATCTCATGCTACCGCAACAATAAAAGGAAAAGTGCTCTTGTCAAAAAGGAGTTGGCAAAGAAACACCTTAAATCTTTAGGTTGGACCATGCTGGATGACAGACGTAAGAACAAGTTTTACATCTCACCTGATGGCAAGCGGTTCCCATCTTTTCTAGGAGCATGTGAGGCATGTTTAGCATCAAAAGGAGCAAATGATGACCAACATTGTCATACGAATAATTTGCTTCTAGATAGTGCTAGTGTGGTGCCCAAAAATTTACATTACGCGCCAACCAGCATGGATCTCATCTTCACAGAGAACAAGTCCAATGATAAATTGATAGAAACTTCATCAAGACATTGGGAATCAGTTCAACTGGATGCACAATTCTCCCCGCAGATAGCTTCCCTTCTTGCAAATTACCAAGATGGCACTACTGTTCTACAGAGACGCATCAACAGAACTCAGAGTTTAATGTTAAAGAAGCATCTGCTGGCACTGGGTTGGAGTATTAAGTTCAAAGTTgatgaaatggtgcaagaaaATGGTCATCgcagatattttacaagatacAGGTACGAGTCACCTGATGGGAAGACTTATGCTTCTGTCATTCAGGTAATATGCAGCTTCATAGTTGGAAGTGGCAAACAAGTTGATGGAAACAGAGTGGATGGTATAACTGGCAAGTACAATCATCGGGCAGCACTAAAAGAAGATGTTCATTCATCAGTGTCGACAGACCTGGCAAGGCTCGGTAAACGTAAACGAGAGGATAAATTTGGCGCCCTTGGAGAATACATAGACTATATGGAATCTGATAAGCAAAACTCCAGAAGAAGGAAACTGTTGAGGTCAAATGCTAAAGAGTTTCTCAAATCTGCTGGATGGAATTTTTGGCTAAAGGAGAAGTCTAGCAACAAACTCGAGTTGAGGTATGGTGCTCCACATGGCAAGTCCTACAACTCTCTAGTGGCAGCATGTAAAGGATATCTTGAAAAGGAACATCAAGAAAACAATGATCAAAGCTTTGGAATTGCCGACAATGATTCTACTGATGGTTCTATGCATCCATCCAAATTGATAGCACTCAGTGGTCAGCTACGGGATTCAAGCAGAAGACATGATATGCCAGTTTTGGACAGATGTAGTAACATATTTACCTTCTCTACACGTCATGGAAAGTCTAGGAAAAGAAAATCATCATTAGTTCCTCTGACCTGCACACCAGTTCTCTATTCAAGACATGGACGAGTTCTTCCAAGTGAGCATCGTGCAAAGACAATTTTTTCTTTGTTGATTGAGAAAAATATTCTGGTACCAAGAGATAAGGTTACATATAAGCAAATAAGTGATGGACCTGGGATAAAGGAAGGCTCTATTGGTAGAGATGGAATAAAATGCATGTGTTGCAATGAAATATTCTCTCTGGAGAATTTTGAGGTTCATGCTGGGAGCAGTACTCCATTACCTTCTGCCCATATGTTTTTAAAGGATGGAAGATCCCTATCACAGTGTTTAGTTGATCTCATGGGTGGAAACACGCCCAGAGATTCATTGCGTGTGCGCTTgaagggaagaacttctgagcTGGAAAGTGATTCAATATGCTCCGTGTGCCATGATGGTGGGGAAATATTACTGTGTGACAATTGTCCATCATCTTATCATCATGACTGTGTCGGTTTGGAG GGAATTCCTGAAGGAAGCTGGTACTGCCCATCCTGCAGATGCAGTATTTGTAACTTGAGTGATTATGATCCTGATACCAGCCAATTCACGGAGAAGACAATAGTGTACTGTGATCAGTGTGAACAGGAAT ATCATGTCGGTTGCACTAGAAATAGTGGCCATGAGCTTATCTGCCTACCAGAAGGGTGTTGGTTTTGCAGCAGTGGATGCTCAAAG ATATTTCAACATTTGCAAGAACTCATTGGGAAATCAGTTCCAACTCCAGTTAAAGGCTTATCTTGTACTATCTTGAGATTTTACAGAGAAAAAAGCAGTGACCATGGTCATTATGATGATGCAATAATGGCTGAACATTATGGCAAGTTGTGCATTGCGCTTGATGTTCTTCATGAATGCTTTGTTACTATTATTGAGCCTCGCACAGAGAGTGATATTTCTGAGGATATTGTCTTCAATAGAGA ATCGGAACTCAGACGACTAAATTTTAGGGGATTCTACACGATACTTCTCCAGAAAGGTGGTGAAGTAGTATCTGTCGGCACTTTTAG GATATGCGGCCAGAAGTTTGCTGAACTGCCTCTGATTGGTACAAGAGTTTCATATCGTCGACAAGGGATGTGCCGACTTCTAATGAATGAACTGGAAAAG TTGCTTTTGGACTTGGGGGTAGAGAGGCTTCTGATACCGGCAGTTCCCGAACTTCTGGAAACATGGACAGGCTCATTTGGTTTCACAGTGATGTCGAACTCTGATAGGATTGAGTTGGCAGAGAACAGCATTCTCAGTTTCCAGGGAACCACCATGTGTCAGAAGGTTTTAAATATTGCATGCAACAATCTGCAAGATCAAAATGTTCCATCGATGTCCAACTCTATATGTGACAAGGCTGTAGATATTGCATCCACTCATTCAGAAGTGTTGAATGGAACAATGATGTCTATTAGTATCGATAGAACGACTACATGTGACAAGGCTGTAGATATTGCATCCACTTGTTCAGAAGTGTTGATTGGAACAACAAGGCCGAACGCTGACAGAGAATTGGCTGAAAACTCCAGTCCCTGTTCTCTCGGAACCGGTTCGTGTCAGAAGGTTATCAGCACGCTCGGTCGTCCAGAAGGATTGAATG GGTTTGACTACCAAGTGCAAGACAGTAGCATCATTGCTGAGACAATTGAAAGTGATTTTCAAGAAGGCACTTCAATAGCGATAGAAGAGATGGGGCAACTGGAAACGGAGCTGGTGGCCCAAATTCAGAATAACAGCGCTGAAGAGGGCATTTGTTCCATTGATGCCCAAATTCAGAATAACAGCGGTGAAGAGGGCATCTGTTCCATTGATGCTCTGAAAAGTATGCCAGAACCTCAAGTTGGTTTGGCAGTCGAGCAAGAGCTGGTACTGGAAACTCGGAATAACAGTGCTGAAGAGGGTATTTGTTCCATTGGTGCACCGACTAGTACGCCAGACCCTCAAGTTAGTTTGACAATGGGGCCGAACCTGGTATTGGAGATTCAGAATAACAATGGTGAAGAGGGTATTTGTTCCGTTGATTCTCTTACTAGTGCGCCATTTGGTGTAACAGTAGACATGCATGAGCAACCATATGGCAG ATCAGTGCAGCGAGAATTGCACTTTGACTGA
- the LOC120692400 gene encoding uncharacterized protein LOC120692400 isoform X1, which yields MARGPAKKRRRESSPPAADAASGGRKLLTGEDVEVLSCDPGLCGSWHQAVVIGIMDNARTVRYIDFVDENGLPLVENVQVSDAIDGKSSMTGELIRGNVRPMCPHQPLQVSDASYGLCVDALWEGSYWEGVIVDHAQGSMERKVFFPDEGDECIIGVDQLRRTQDWDEVTGKWKPRGIWLFLQMLLSHEESDGLPVSVRQIWFDLRSKPSFRTDAKMWMFGTEAFWERSLADLIAELRSICFRPTLDGYQVENYSTLLEGSDPVAFQKERVETTVLDKLDPIPAVLFQTLSEYISCYRNNKRKSALVKKELAKKHLKSLGWTMLDDRRKNKFYISPDGKRFPSFLGACEACLASKGANDDQHCHTNNLLLDSASVVPKNLHYAPTSMDLIFTENKSNDKLIETSSRHWESVQLDAQFSPQIASLLANYQDGTTVLQRRINRTQSLMLKKHLLALGWSIKFKVDEMVQENGHRRYFTRYRYESPDGKTYASVIQVICSFIVGSGKQVDGNRVDGITGKYNHRAALKEDVHSSVSTDLARLGKRKREDKFGALGEYIDYMESDKQNSRRRKLLRSNAKEFLKSAGWNFWLKEKSSNKLELRYGAPHGKSYNSLVAACKGYLEKEHQENNDQSFGIADNDSTDGSMHPSKLIALSGQLRDSSRRHDMPVLDRCSNIFTFSTRHGKSRKRKSSLVPLTCTPVLYSRHGRVLPSEHRAKTIFSLLIEKNILVPRDKVTYKQISDGPGIKEGSIGRDGIKCMCCNEIFSLENFEVHAGSSTPLPSAHMFLKDGRSLSQCLVDLMGGNTPRDSLRVRLKGRTSELESDSICSVCHDGGEILLCDNCPSSYHHDCVGLEGIPEGSWYCPSCRCSICNLSDYDPDTSQFTEKTIVYCDQCEQEYHVGCTRNSGHELICLPEGCWFCSSGCSKIFQHLQELIGKSVPTPVKGLSCTILRFYREKSSDHGHYDDAIMAEHYGKLCIALDVLHECFVTIIEPRTESDISEDIVFNRESELRRLNFRGFYTILLQKGGEVVSVGTFRICGQKFAELPLIGTRVSYRRQGMCRLLMNELEKLLLDLGVERLLIPAVPELLETWTGSFGFTVMSNSDRIELAENSILSFQGTTMCQKVLNIACNNLQDQNVPSMSNSICDKAVDIASTHSEVLNGTMMSISIDRTTTCDKAVDIASTCSEVLIGTTRPNADRELAENSSPCSLGTGSCQKVISTLGRPEGLNGFDYQVQDSSIIAETIESDFQEGTSIAIEEMGQLETELVAQIQNNSAEEGICSIDAQIQNNSGEEGICSIDALKSMPEPQVGLAVEQELVLETRNNSAEEGICSIGAPTSTPDPQVSLTMGPNLVLEIQNNNGEEGICSVDSLTSAPFGVTVDMHEQPYGSAGADQCSENCTLTDVAQPVTQNTAPGLKYKFSGKCYERVKNGARPRNVWLRISTK from the exons ATGGCGCGCGGGCCGGCTAagaagcggcggcgcgagtcgtCGCCCCCTGCCGCcgacgcggcgagcggcgggaggaAGCTCCTCACCGGCGAGGACGTCGAG GTGCTCAGTTGTGATCCAGGTCTATGTGGTTCGTGGCATCAAGCTGTTGTTATTGGTATTATGGACAATGCTCGCACTGTAAGATATATTGATTTCGTTGACGAAAATGGATTGCCTCTTGTTGAGAATGTTCAAGTGTCAGATGCCATTGATGGCAAGTCAAGCATGACTGGAGAACTCATTCGTGGGAATGTAAGGCCGATGTGTCCACACCAACCATTGCAGGTATCGGATGCAAGCTATGGGCTATGTGTTGATGCATTATGGGAAGGGTCGTACTGGGAAGGTGTTATTGTTGATCATGCTCAAGGATCCATGGAAAGGAAAGTCTTTTTTCCTGATGAAGGTGATGAATGCATTATTGGGGTTGATCAGCTACGTCGTACTCAAGACTGGGATGAAGTTACAGGGAAATGGAAACCACGCGGAATCTGGTTGTTTCTCCAGATGCTTTTGTCACATGAAGAGAGTGATGGTTTACCTGTATCAGTCAGGCAGATATGGTTTGACTTGAGATCTAAACCTTCTTTTAGGACTGATGCCAAAATGTGGATGTTTGGAACAGAAGCTTTTTGGGAGAGATCACTTGCAGACCTCATCGCTGAATTACGGTCTATATGTTTCAGGCCTACCCTGGATGGATATCAAGTGGAAAACTATTCTACATTGTTAGAAGGTTCAGACCCAGTGGCCTTTCAAAAGGAGAGAGTTGAGACCACTGTCTTGGATAAACTAGATCCCATTCCAGCTGTTCTCTTCCAAACCTTGTCAGAATACATCTCATGCTACCGCAACAATAAAAGGAAAAGTGCTCTTGTCAAAAAGGAGTTGGCAAAGAAACACCTTAAATCTTTAGGTTGGACCATGCTGGATGACAGACGTAAGAACAAGTTTTACATCTCACCTGATGGCAAGCGGTTCCCATCTTTTCTAGGAGCATGTGAGGCATGTTTAGCATCAAAAGGAGCAAATGATGACCAACATTGTCATACGAATAATTTGCTTCTAGATAGTGCTAGTGTGGTGCCCAAAAATTTACATTACGCGCCAACCAGCATGGATCTCATCTTCACAGAGAACAAGTCCAATGATAAATTGATAGAAACTTCATCAAGACATTGGGAATCAGTTCAACTGGATGCACAATTCTCCCCGCAGATAGCTTCCCTTCTTGCAAATTACCAAGATGGCACTACTGTTCTACAGAGACGCATCAACAGAACTCAGAGTTTAATGTTAAAGAAGCATCTGCTGGCACTGGGTTGGAGTATTAAGTTCAAAGTTgatgaaatggtgcaagaaaATGGTCATCgcagatattttacaagatacAGGTACGAGTCACCTGATGGGAAGACTTATGCTTCTGTCATTCAGGTAATATGCAGCTTCATAGTTGGAAGTGGCAAACAAGTTGATGGAAACAGAGTGGATGGTATAACTGGCAAGTACAATCATCGGGCAGCACTAAAAGAAGATGTTCATTCATCAGTGTCGACAGACCTGGCAAGGCTCGGTAAACGTAAACGAGAGGATAAATTTGGCGCCCTTGGAGAATACATAGACTATATGGAATCTGATAAGCAAAACTCCAGAAGAAGGAAACTGTTGAGGTCAAATGCTAAAGAGTTTCTCAAATCTGCTGGATGGAATTTTTGGCTAAAGGAGAAGTCTAGCAACAAACTCGAGTTGAGGTATGGTGCTCCACATGGCAAGTCCTACAACTCTCTAGTGGCAGCATGTAAAGGATATCTTGAAAAGGAACATCAAGAAAACAATGATCAAAGCTTTGGAATTGCCGACAATGATTCTACTGATGGTTCTATGCATCCATCCAAATTGATAGCACTCAGTGGTCAGCTACGGGATTCAAGCAGAAGACATGATATGCCAGTTTTGGACAGATGTAGTAACATATTTACCTTCTCTACACGTCATGGAAAGTCTAGGAAAAGAAAATCATCATTAGTTCCTCTGACCTGCACACCAGTTCTCTATTCAAGACATGGACGAGTTCTTCCAAGTGAGCATCGTGCAAAGACAATTTTTTCTTTGTTGATTGAGAAAAATATTCTGGTACCAAGAGATAAGGTTACATATAAGCAAATAAGTGATGGACCTGGGATAAAGGAAGGCTCTATTGGTAGAGATGGAATAAAATGCATGTGTTGCAATGAAATATTCTCTCTGGAGAATTTTGAGGTTCATGCTGGGAGCAGTACTCCATTACCTTCTGCCCATATGTTTTTAAAGGATGGAAGATCCCTATCACAGTGTTTAGTTGATCTCATGGGTGGAAACACGCCCAGAGATTCATTGCGTGTGCGCTTgaagggaagaacttctgagcTGGAAAGTGATTCAATATGCTCCGTGTGCCATGATGGTGGGGAAATATTACTGTGTGACAATTGTCCATCATCTTATCATCATGACTGTGTCGGTTTGGAG GGAATTCCTGAAGGAAGCTGGTACTGCCCATCCTGCAGATGCAGTATTTGTAACTTGAGTGATTATGATCCTGATACCAGCCAATTCACGGAGAAGACAATAGTGTACTGTGATCAGTGTGAACAGGAAT ATCATGTCGGTTGCACTAGAAATAGTGGCCATGAGCTTATCTGCCTACCAGAAGGGTGTTGGTTTTGCAGCAGTGGATGCTCAAAG ATATTTCAACATTTGCAAGAACTCATTGGGAAATCAGTTCCAACTCCAGTTAAAGGCTTATCTTGTACTATCTTGAGATTTTACAGAGAAAAAAGCAGTGACCATGGTCATTATGATGATGCAATAATGGCTGAACATTATGGCAAGTTGTGCATTGCGCTTGATGTTCTTCATGAATGCTTTGTTACTATTATTGAGCCTCGCACAGAGAGTGATATTTCTGAGGATATTGTCTTCAATAGAGA ATCGGAACTCAGACGACTAAATTTTAGGGGATTCTACACGATACTTCTCCAGAAAGGTGGTGAAGTAGTATCTGTCGGCACTTTTAG GATATGCGGCCAGAAGTTTGCTGAACTGCCTCTGATTGGTACAAGAGTTTCATATCGTCGACAAGGGATGTGCCGACTTCTAATGAATGAACTGGAAAAG TTGCTTTTGGACTTGGGGGTAGAGAGGCTTCTGATACCGGCAGTTCCCGAACTTCTGGAAACATGGACAGGCTCATTTGGTTTCACAGTGATGTCGAACTCTGATAGGATTGAGTTGGCAGAGAACAGCATTCTCAGTTTCCAGGGAACCACCATGTGTCAGAAGGTTTTAAATATTGCATGCAACAATCTGCAAGATCAAAATGTTCCATCGATGTCCAACTCTATATGTGACAAGGCTGTAGATATTGCATCCACTCATTCAGAAGTGTTGAATGGAACAATGATGTCTATTAGTATCGATAGAACGACTACATGTGACAAGGCTGTAGATATTGCATCCACTTGTTCAGAAGTGTTGATTGGAACAACAAGGCCGAACGCTGACAGAGAATTGGCTGAAAACTCCAGTCCCTGTTCTCTCGGAACCGGTTCGTGTCAGAAGGTTATCAGCACGCTCGGTCGTCCAGAAGGATTGAATG GGTTTGACTACCAAGTGCAAGACAGTAGCATCATTGCTGAGACAATTGAAAGTGATTTTCAAGAAGGCACTTCAATAGCGATAGAAGAGATGGGGCAACTGGAAACGGAGCTGGTGGCCCAAATTCAGAATAACAGCGCTGAAGAGGGCATTTGTTCCATTGATGCCCAAATTCAGAATAACAGCGGTGAAGAGGGCATCTGTTCCATTGATGCTCTGAAAAGTATGCCAGAACCTCAAGTTGGTTTGGCAGTCGAGCAAGAGCTGGTACTGGAAACTCGGAATAACAGTGCTGAAGAGGGTATTTGTTCCATTGGTGCACCGACTAGTACGCCAGACCCTCAAGTTAGTTTGACAATGGGGCCGAACCTGGTATTGGAGATTCAGAATAACAATGGTGAAGAGGGTATTTGTTCCGTTGATTCTCTTACTAGTGCGCCATTTGGTGTAACAGTAGACATGCATGAGCAACCATATGGCAG TGCTGGTGCAGATCAGTGCAGCGAGAATTGCACTTTGACTGATGTGGCCCAGCCTGTAACA caaaataCAGCTCCAGGATTGAAATACAAGTTCTCAGGAAAATGCTACGAGCGAGTCAAAAATGGTGCTCGTCCGAGGAATGTCTGGCTTAGAATCTCCACGAAATGA